The Actinopolyspora erythraea genome has a segment encoding these proteins:
- a CDS encoding PTS sugar transporter subunit IIA: protein MSSELIIPELVDLDLPGEDRRSAVRSLADRLVSAERVTDVERFLDDVEARERQMPTGMRGGIGIPHCRSATVTVPSLAFGRSSGGIDFGAEDGPANLVFLIAAPEGGDSDHIAVLAALARRLVRAEFKQALLDANDPASVASYVREEVKP from the coding sequence ATGAGCAGTGAACTGATCATCCCTGAGCTGGTCGATTTGGACCTGCCCGGCGAGGACCGCCGCTCAGCGGTCCGCTCGTTGGCGGATCGACTGGTCAGCGCCGAACGCGTCACCGACGTCGAACGCTTCCTCGACGACGTCGAGGCCCGCGAGCGGCAGATGCCCACCGGTATGCGGGGCGGCATCGGCATTCCGCACTGCCGGTCGGCGACCGTGACCGTCCCCAGCCTCGCGTTCGGCCGCAGCAGCGGGGGGATCGACTTCGGCGCCGAGGACGGCCCCGCGAACCTGGTCTTTTTGATCGCGGCCCCCGAAGGGGGCGACTCGGACCACATTGCGGTGCTGGCCGCCCTGGCCCGCCGACTGGTCCGTGCCGAGTTCAAACAGGCCCTGCTCGATGCGAACGATCCGGCCTCGGTCGCTTCGTACGTGCGTGAGGAGGTCAAACCGTGA
- a CDS encoding 1-phosphofructokinase family hexose kinase, translating into MIVTITPNPSLDRSVLLDRLDRGEVHRAGGVRVEPGGKGVNVARALTAADHSAVAVLPTGGVQGSSLAELLAPEAVSVVEVPVEAATRSNLTLLESDGTTTKINESGEALSVGELEALRSRLGELAARARWVVASGSLPHGCPDDYYAGLVWTARAAGAKVAVDSSGPALVEACAAGPELLAPNLAELTELAGHRPEGTAELVATARSVRADATGSVLVTLGEHGALLVEGDSAWLGTSGARAVRSTVGAGDAALAGYLLAGANGPEALRSAVAYGTAAVELPGSRMPAPKDLRPERVRITEVDDSDRLVRS; encoded by the coding sequence GTGATCGTCACCATCACCCCGAACCCCAGTCTGGATCGCAGCGTGCTGCTCGACCGGCTCGACCGGGGCGAGGTCCACCGCGCCGGCGGGGTGCGCGTGGAGCCGGGCGGCAAGGGGGTCAACGTCGCCCGGGCGCTGACGGCGGCCGACCACAGCGCGGTGGCCGTGCTGCCGACCGGAGGGGTGCAGGGCAGCAGCCTCGCCGAGCTGCTGGCGCCGGAGGCCGTCTCCGTCGTCGAGGTCCCGGTGGAGGCCGCCACCCGCAGCAACCTCACCCTGCTGGAGTCCGACGGGACGACGACCAAGATCAACGAGTCCGGTGAGGCGCTGAGCGTCGGGGAGTTGGAAGCGTTGCGCAGCCGCCTGGGCGAGCTGGCCGCCCGAGCACGGTGGGTGGTGGCGAGCGGGAGCCTGCCGCACGGCTGCCCCGACGACTACTACGCCGGTCTGGTGTGGACGGCGCGCGCGGCCGGGGCCAAGGTCGCGGTGGACTCCTCGGGCCCCGCCCTGGTCGAGGCGTGCGCGGCGGGCCCCGAGCTGCTCGCCCCGAACCTCGCCGAGCTCACCGAGCTGGCGGGGCACCGGCCCGAGGGCACCGCCGAGCTGGTCGCGACCGCGCGGTCGGTCCGGGCCGATGCGACCGGCTCCGTGCTGGTGACCCTCGGCGAACACGGCGCACTGCTCGTCGAGGGCGACTCGGCCTGGTTGGGGACCAGCGGTGCCAGGGCGGTGCGCAGCACCGTCGGCGCGGGCGACGCGGCGCTGGCCGGATACCTGCTCGCGGGCGCGAACGGGCCCGAAGCGCTGCGATCCGCCGTGGCCTACGGCACGGCCGCCGTGGAACTGCCCGGCAGCCGGATGCCCGCCCCGAAGGACCTGCGGCCCGAGCGGGTGCGGATCACCGAAGTCGACGATTCCGACCGGCTCGTCCGGTCGTAG
- a CDS encoding DeoR/GlpR family DNA-binding transcription regulator: MYGAERRQLLAQRARRDGRVDVAEAAAELEVAPETIRRDLGALERRGLVRRVYGGAIPQERLDFEPGVPQRDQTASAEKDRVARAALDLLPGGGTLLLDAGTTTSRVAGLLPPDRELTVVTNSLPVANQLAGRGNLDLHLLGGRVRGTTLAAVESWALNVLDGLTVDVGLLGANGFSAARGCTTPDSAESAVKSAMVRSCRKRVLLADHTKYGHDHFSRFAAISDLDVLVTSSGLDDAAVSELRERGTEVVLA, encoded by the coding sequence ATGTACGGGGCGGAGCGCCGGCAACTGCTGGCGCAGCGGGCTCGCCGCGACGGTCGTGTCGACGTCGCCGAGGCGGCCGCGGAACTGGAGGTCGCGCCGGAGACCATCCGGCGGGACCTCGGCGCGTTGGAGCGCCGCGGGCTGGTGCGCCGCGTCTACGGCGGGGCGATCCCGCAGGAACGGCTCGACTTCGAGCCCGGTGTCCCGCAGCGCGACCAGACCGCCTCGGCGGAGAAGGACCGGGTGGCGCGCGCCGCGCTGGACCTGCTGCCCGGTGGGGGAACCCTGCTGCTGGACGCGGGAACCACGACGAGTCGGGTGGCGGGCCTGCTGCCACCCGACCGCGAGCTGACCGTGGTCACCAACTCCCTGCCGGTGGCCAACCAGCTGGCGGGCCGGGGCAACCTCGACCTGCACCTGCTCGGCGGGCGGGTGCGGGGGACCACGCTGGCCGCCGTCGAGTCCTGGGCGCTGAACGTCCTGGACGGGTTGACCGTCGACGTCGGCCTGCTCGGCGCGAACGGGTTCTCGGCCGCGCGGGGGTGCACCACCCCGGACAGCGCGGAGAGCGCGGTGAAGTCGGCGATGGTGCGGTCCTGCCGCAAGCGGGTGCTGCTGGCCGACCACACCAAGTACGGACACGACCACTTCAGCCGCTTCGCCGCGATATCCGACCTCGACGTGCTGGTCACCAGCAGCGGGCTGGACGACGCGGCGGTGTCGGAGCTGCGCGAGCGCGGAACGGAGGTGGTCCTCGCGTGA
- a CDS encoding DEAD/DEAH box helicase encodes MTLTDRLPPTPDTDPDALLDSFTGWTGEQGFDLYPAQEEALMEVVSGSNVIVSTPTGSGKSLIAVGAHFTALANKQRSFYTAPIKALVSEKFFSLVDLFGADNVGMLTGDSSVNPDAPIICCTAEILANIALRDGERAEVGQVVMDEFHFYAEPQRGWAWQVPMLELPQAQFVLMSATLGDVTGFRKDLTRRTGRETAVVSSAERPVPLTFRYAMTPLHETIEELLRGQQAPIYVVYFNQASAVEQAQALVSMNVASRAERDAIAEKLGDFRFTAGFGKTLSRLIRHGIGVHHAGMLPRYRRLVEQLAQAGLLKVICGTDTLGVGINVPIRTVLLTGLTKFDGSRTRHLKAREFHQVAGRAGRAGYDTDGYVVVQAPEHVIENERALAKAGDDPKKRRKVVKKKAPEGFVSWGQKTFDKLVEAEPEPLTSSFNVTHAMLLNVISRPGDTYAAMRKLLTDNHEDRPSQRKHMLRAISIYRALVAAGVVEQLDEPDEQGRLVRLTMDLQFDFALNQPLSPFALAAIELLDPASPSYAVDVLSVIEATLDDPRQVLGAQQAKERGEAIARMKAEGIEYEQRMEMIEDITHPRPLAEMLEAAYETYRQGHPWVSEHELSPKSIARDMYERAMNFVEFVNHYGLARSEGLVLRYLADVYKALRHTVPDDAKSEELGDIIEWLGELVRQVDSSLLDEWERLRNPGGDDSGGESVDEGPARLTENKRAFRVQVRNAMFRRVELAARERFDELGELDGEEGWTAQQWQSAMDEYFAEHDEIGTDADARGPSLFMVTEKNQRWLVRQIFSDPSGDHDWGISAEIDLPASDEAGVAVVRVTDVGRFDQY; translated from the coding sequence ATGACGCTTACCGACCGGCTTCCCCCGACCCCCGACACCGACCCGGACGCCCTGCTCGACAGCTTCACCGGCTGGACCGGCGAGCAGGGGTTCGACCTCTATCCGGCGCAGGAGGAGGCGCTCATGGAGGTCGTGTCGGGCTCCAACGTGATCGTCAGCACCCCGACCGGCTCGGGCAAGAGCCTGATCGCGGTCGGCGCTCACTTCACCGCCCTGGCGAACAAGCAGCGCAGCTTCTACACCGCACCGATCAAGGCGCTCGTGTCGGAGAAGTTCTTCTCGCTGGTGGACCTGTTCGGGGCCGACAACGTCGGGATGCTCACCGGTGACAGCAGCGTCAACCCGGACGCGCCGATCATCTGCTGCACCGCCGAGATCCTGGCCAACATCGCGCTGCGCGACGGTGAGCGCGCCGAGGTCGGCCAGGTGGTCATGGACGAGTTCCACTTCTACGCCGAACCCCAGCGCGGCTGGGCGTGGCAGGTGCCGATGCTGGAGCTGCCGCAGGCGCAGTTCGTGCTGATGTCGGCGACCCTCGGCGACGTCACCGGATTCCGGAAGGACCTCACGCGCCGCACCGGGCGCGAGACCGCGGTGGTCAGTTCCGCCGAACGTCCGGTGCCGCTGACCTTCCGCTACGCGATGACCCCGCTGCACGAGACCATCGAGGAGTTGCTGCGGGGTCAGCAGGCCCCGATCTACGTGGTCTACTTCAACCAGGCCTCCGCCGTGGAGCAGGCCCAGGCGCTGGTCAGCATGAACGTGGCCAGCCGGGCCGAACGCGACGCGATAGCGGAGAAGCTGGGCGACTTCCGCTTCACGGCGGGGTTCGGCAAGACGCTCTCACGCCTGATCCGGCACGGCATCGGCGTGCACCACGCGGGCATGCTGCCGCGTTACCGCAGGCTGGTCGAACAGCTCGCCCAGGCGGGGCTGCTCAAGGTCATCTGCGGCACCGACACCCTGGGCGTGGGGATCAACGTCCCCATCCGCACCGTGCTGCTGACCGGGCTGACCAAGTTCGACGGCAGCCGCACCCGCCACCTCAAGGCCAGGGAGTTCCACCAGGTGGCGGGCCGGGCCGGACGCGCGGGCTACGACACCGACGGCTACGTGGTGGTGCAGGCCCCCGAGCACGTCATCGAGAACGAGCGGGCCCTGGCCAAGGCCGGTGACGACCCCAAGAAGCGCCGCAAGGTCGTCAAGAAGAAGGCCCCGGAAGGGTTCGTCTCCTGGGGACAGAAGACCTTCGACAAACTGGTCGAGGCCGAGCCGGAGCCGCTGACCTCCAGCTTCAACGTCACCCACGCCATGCTGCTCAACGTGATCAGCCGGCCCGGTGACACCTACGCGGCCATGCGCAAGCTGCTCACCGACAACCACGAGGACCGCCCCTCCCAGCGCAAGCACATGCTCCGTGCCATCTCCATCTACCGCGCGCTGGTGGCGGCCGGAGTGGTCGAGCAGCTGGACGAGCCCGACGAGCAGGGCAGGCTGGTCCGGCTGACCATGGACCTGCAGTTCGACTTCGCGCTCAACCAGCCGTTGTCGCCGTTCGCGCTGGCCGCCATCGAACTGCTCGACCCGGCCTCGCCCAGTTACGCGGTCGACGTGCTCTCGGTCATCGAGGCCACACTGGACGACCCGCGCCAGGTGCTCGGCGCCCAGCAGGCCAAGGAACGCGGTGAGGCGATCGCGCGGATGAAGGCCGAGGGCATCGAGTACGAGCAGCGCATGGAGATGATCGAGGACATCACCCATCCGCGGCCGTTGGCCGAGATGCTCGAAGCCGCCTACGAGACCTACCGCCAAGGGCACCCGTGGGTCTCCGAGCACGAGCTCTCCCCCAAGTCCATCGCCAGGGACATGTACGAGCGGGCGATGAACTTCGTGGAGTTCGTCAACCACTATGGGCTGGCCCGCTCGGAGGGACTGGTGCTGCGGTACCTGGCCGACGTCTACAAGGCGCTGCGGCACACCGTTCCCGACGACGCCAAGAGCGAGGAGCTCGGCGACATCATCGAGTGGCTCGGCGAGCTGGTTCGCCAGGTCGACTCCAGTCTGCTCGACGAGTGGGAACGGCTGCGCAACCCCGGTGGGGACGACTCGGGGGGCGAATCCGTCGACGAGGGCCCCGCCAGGCTCACCGAGAACAAGCGGGCGTTCCGGGTCCAGGTGCGCAACGCCATGTTCCGGCGTGTGGAGCTCGCCGCCCGGGAGCGCTTCGACGAGCTCGGCGAGCTCGACGGCGAGGAAGGCTGGACCGCCCAGCAGTGGCAGTCCGCTATGGATGAGTACTTCGCCGAGCACGACGAGATCGGCACCGACGCCGACGCCCGGGGGCCGAGCCTGTTCATGGTCACCGAGAAGAACCAGCGCTGGCTGGTGCGCCAGATCTTCAGCGATCCCTCTGGCGACCACGACTGGGGCATCAGCGCCGAGATCGACCTGCCCGCCTCCGACGAGGCCGGTGTCGCGGTGGTCCGGGTCACCGACGTGGGTCGGTTCGACCAGTACTGA
- a CDS encoding organic hydroperoxide resistance protein, with amino-acid sequence MTTLYTAEATASGEGRDGRTRSSDGVLDLGLSVPKELGGPGEEATNPEQLFAAGYAACFHSALRVVARRAGVSVDESTVTARVGMGPNGDGGYGLSLSLRVGLPGLDRQRALELAEAADKVCPYSNAVRGNVDIELEVA; translated from the coding sequence ATGACGACGTTGTACACGGCCGAGGCCACGGCCAGCGGCGAAGGACGGGACGGCCGCACCCGTTCCTCGGACGGCGTGCTCGACCTGGGGCTGTCCGTACCCAAGGAACTCGGCGGACCGGGGGAGGAGGCCACCAACCCGGAACAGCTCTTCGCGGCCGGGTACGCGGCCTGCTTTCACAGCGCCCTCCGGGTGGTGGCTCGCCGCGCCGGGGTGAGCGTGGACGAGTCCACCGTCACCGCGCGGGTCGGGATGGGACCGAACGGCGACGGTGGGTACGGGCTGAGCCTGTCGCTGCGCGTCGGGCTTCCCGGGCTCGACCGGCAGCGGGCGCTCGAACTGGCCGAAGCGGCCGACAAGGTCTGCCCTTACTCCAACGCGGTGCGCGGCAACGTCGACATCGAGCTCGAAGTCGCGTGA
- a CDS encoding ArsR/SmtB family transcription factor, giving the protein MGHGLRDAATPTARLTQESAATVAETLQALATPSRLLILSELRQGARSVNQLAEAVGMGQSAVSHQLRVLRSLWLVKGDRAGRAVVYSLYDSHVAQFLDEAVNRVEHLHPASLER; this is encoded by the coding sequence ATGGGTCACGGACTCCGCGACGCTGCCACCCCGACCGCGCGACTGACTCAGGAGTCGGCCGCCACGGTCGCCGAGACGCTGCAGGCGCTGGCCACACCGTCGCGCCTGCTGATCCTCAGCGAGCTGCGGCAGGGAGCGCGGTCGGTGAACCAGCTGGCCGAGGCCGTGGGGATGGGGCAGTCAGCGGTTTCGCACCAGCTCCGGGTGCTGCGCTCCCTCTGGCTGGTCAAGGGGGACCGCGCGGGCCGAGCGGTGGTCTACTCGCTCTACGACTCGCACGTCGCGCAGTTCCTGGACGAGGCGGTGAACCGGGTCGAGCACCTGCACCCGGCCTCGCTGGAGCGGTAG